Proteins from a genomic interval of Pseudodesulfovibrio nedwellii:
- a CDS encoding methyl-accepting chemotaxis protein produces the protein MNISLNNKVRINLAVCIGVILISLPLMFRALDEVNRDWNAYTSNAVARQKLLTQIKEQFGYGGIIHNFKNYVLRGQPKFKERITKNQTQILGYLDEYRKLGVTPAEEQALDKIKGVMQNYFSNVVLVEKLWAEGKTPKEVDGVVKISDKPAFEGFLVLNERFNVMEAGLISGMESCISQVTWVSAISMLLLICLVLMANFLLRSVVRDTGLISNWASAVDKDIYHSGELEFKRSDELGLLADSVRAMTTKLTSVIREIVSVSEKVSSCSDTLSISTDEISRGASQQAASVEEISASMEQMASNIGQNAENARSTDTIARDSGARATECGKAVAHTVDAMKEIAEKISIIEEIARQTNLLALNAAIEAARAGEHGKGFAVVAAEVRRLAERSGIAATEISELSTTSVDVADKAGIMLSELVPDIEKTAELVQEINVSSNEQNTGASQVNTSIQILDEVIQRNATVSEQTAGTAQELSSQAEYLTGILNRFGGNDGVSFSPPTVVTTVRKSPGTLSEGGVSRGFELDM, from the coding sequence ATGAATATATCCCTTAACAATAAGGTGAGAATTAATTTGGCGGTGTGCATTGGGGTCATTCTGATTTCTTTGCCGCTTATGTTCAGGGCTTTGGATGAGGTTAATCGTGATTGGAATGCGTACACATCCAACGCGGTTGCAAGACAGAAGTTGCTCACTCAGATCAAGGAGCAATTTGGTTACGGTGGGATTATTCATAATTTTAAAAATTATGTTCTTCGTGGTCAGCCCAAATTTAAAGAACGGATTACGAAGAACCAAACACAGATTCTCGGATATCTCGATGAATATAGGAAGCTAGGGGTGACCCCAGCCGAAGAACAGGCTTTGGATAAGATCAAGGGGGTCATGCAGAATTATTTTTCGAATGTCGTTCTTGTCGAAAAGTTGTGGGCCGAAGGGAAAACGCCCAAAGAGGTGGATGGAGTTGTCAAGATTAGTGACAAACCGGCTTTTGAAGGATTTTTGGTTCTCAATGAACGCTTCAACGTGATGGAAGCCGGATTAATCTCGGGCATGGAGAGTTGTATTTCCCAAGTGACGTGGGTCAGTGCAATTTCAATGTTGTTATTGATTTGTCTCGTTTTGATGGCAAATTTTCTTCTTCGTAGTGTGGTCAGGGATACCGGTTTGATTTCCAATTGGGCATCGGCGGTTGATAAGGACATCTACCATTCAGGCGAACTTGAGTTTAAGCGTTCTGACGAGTTGGGGCTTTTGGCTGATTCCGTGCGGGCTATGACGACCAAATTGACGAGTGTGATTCGTGAGATCGTATCCGTATCAGAAAAGGTCAGTTCCTGTAGTGACACTTTGTCCATCTCAACGGATGAAATTTCAAGAGGAGCCTCCCAACAAGCCGCCAGCGTAGAGGAAATTTCAGCTTCCATGGAGCAGATGGCGAGCAATATCGGGCAGAATGCGGAAAATGCCCGGAGTACAGATACGATTGCCAGAGATTCGGGCGCGCGGGCCACTGAATGCGGCAAGGCTGTAGCGCATACTGTCGATGCTATGAAAGAAATTGCTGAAAAAATATCCATTATTGAAGAAATCGCCCGACAGACCAATTTGTTGGCACTCAATGCAGCTATTGAAGCAGCAAGGGCGGGTGAACATGGTAAAGGGTTTGCCGTGGTCGCAGCCGAGGTCCGTCGATTGGCAGAACGAAGCGGCATCGCAGCCACTGAGATTAGCGAACTTTCAACCACCAGTGTGGATGTGGCTGACAAAGCAGGAATTATGCTGTCGGAGCTTGTTCCTGATATTGAAAAGACTGCGGAGTTGGTTCAGGAAATCAACGTGTCCAGCAACGAGCAAAATACCGGCGCTTCACAGGTTAACACGTCTATTCAGATACTTGATGAAGTTATACAGCGTAATGCTACGGTTTCGGAACAGACTGCCGGAACAGCTCAGGAGCTTTCATCTCAGGCGGAATATCTTACTGGGATTCTGAATAGGTTCGGGGGGAACGATGGTGTGAGTTTTTCTCCGCCCACCGTGGTCACGACTGTACGGAAGTCTCCGGGAACCTTGAGCGAGGGGGGTGTCTCAAGAGGGTTCGAGTTGGATATGTAG
- a CDS encoding response regulator, translating into MKKKHAESFIIIRSFLITTIILGALAATGCYYMYLMETESIENVIKINERMHNNLLSRTISLDLKSLFNDLELAGNHVEVKRFLKDRNPTTQSNLESEFIALCRINKSYDQVRILDNNGMELVRVNYNNGHPKAVPSQKLQDKSDRYYFKESQNLKQGEVYVSPFDLNIENGKIEQPLKPMIRVSMPIYDDSRQQLGIVILNYLGQKILDSIAANKSSDRELSMLLNDEGYWLLSPDKSQEWSFMYKDRKPVGFGTINPHAWKQMTSSKEGQFSATEGLYTYSTIVVAPNARSNELNEDTRRWKVVCLTRASTIATSYAQIFNNYTIIYTYVFLIILFGGLTRARFIGVRAQGRRRLEKAKLEAEDANRAKSDFLARMSHEIRTPMNAVIGLTHLALKTELTSKQSDYLTKVDISAKSLLGIINDILDFSKIEAGKLEVGEVDFILDDVLNDIVNMLGLQAEQKGIEFLLMVKSTVPNLLIGDRLRLGQVLLNLTGNAIKFTESGEIIIAARLIEETNDTALIQFSVKDTGIGISPEQAAKLFQPFSQADGSISRQFGGTGLGLTISKRLVELMGGAMELKSDIGEGSEFIFTLPFGLQAKHTGAHHIYPNEVKGMRVLAVDDSKMSRMVLDKVLRSFTFDVETAKNGGQALELLYKNDESSPFKLVITDWRMPDIDGIELVQKIKRTTRLKNIPKVIMLTAYGQDEIRHRAEQVDLDGFMLKPFNRSILFDTIMETITNDKFRMNKITAEKTRIGIPPNVAGAHILLAEDNEINQQVAREILEGADIIVSIANNGQEAVEMVKVNTYDAVLMDIQMPIMDGFKAVKNIRADEKFQSIPIIAMTAHALVGDREKSLLAGMDDHVTKPIDPDILMEVLSKWLRNCSKVKKSTPSPPSTEETPLHAFEGIPGIDAAQALARVRGNTVLLKRLLINFAYDCKESYSQLPTLISMNKLDEAQHLVHSIKGVAGNVGANVLHQSALEMEIALLNNSETIQSQLRTFEMERKRVERGIFKTFPQKEQNINGYKTDKKLLKEIKSITPYLTKLSSLLKKHDVEARGVYQSIELELTHSAPLFAKELGALLDRFDFKNGHEKVKKFMQEYESLEKKSK; encoded by the coding sequence GTGAAGAAGAAACACGCTGAATCCTTTATTATCATTCGAAGTTTCCTTATTACAACCATCATCCTTGGGGCTTTGGCTGCCACTGGTTGCTATTATATGTATCTCATGGAAACTGAATCCATAGAAAATGTCATTAAAATCAACGAAAGAATGCACAACAATCTGCTGTCTCGTACGATCAGTCTTGATTTGAAAAGTCTGTTTAACGATCTTGAACTGGCAGGCAACCACGTCGAAGTAAAACGCTTTCTGAAGGACAGAAATCCCACGACTCAATCAAATTTGGAATCGGAATTCATAGCATTGTGCCGGATCAACAAATCATATGATCAAGTGAGGATCCTCGACAATAACGGAATGGAACTCGTCCGGGTCAATTACAACAATGGACACCCAAAGGCAGTCCCTTCGCAAAAGCTCCAAGACAAAAGTGACCGCTATTACTTTAAGGAATCACAGAATCTCAAACAGGGTGAAGTTTATGTATCACCATTTGATCTCAATATAGAAAATGGAAAAATCGAACAACCGCTCAAGCCCATGATTAGGGTATCCATGCCCATTTATGACGATTCAAGGCAACAACTCGGCATTGTAATCCTCAACTATCTTGGCCAAAAAATACTGGATAGTATTGCTGCGAACAAAAGTAGTGATCGAGAACTCTCCATGCTCCTGAACGACGAGGGATATTGGCTTTTATCTCCAGACAAAAGTCAAGAATGGTCATTCATGTATAAAGATCGAAAACCCGTTGGTTTCGGCACGATAAACCCTCATGCATGGAAACAAATGACCTCATCCAAAGAAGGACAATTTTCCGCGACGGAAGGATTATATACTTATTCAACCATCGTTGTTGCCCCAAATGCTAGGAGCAACGAACTCAACGAAGATACACGCCGATGGAAAGTCGTATGCCTTACTCGGGCATCAACCATTGCGACATCTTATGCGCAAATATTCAATAATTACACAATCATTTACACATATGTATTTCTTATTATTCTTTTTGGAGGCCTCACCAGAGCCAGATTCATCGGCGTACGGGCACAAGGCCGAAGAAGACTTGAAAAAGCCAAACTGGAAGCTGAAGACGCCAACCGGGCCAAAAGTGATTTCCTAGCTCGAATGAGCCATGAAATACGCACCCCGATGAATGCAGTTATTGGTTTAACACACCTTGCTCTCAAAACGGAATTGACCTCCAAACAGTCCGACTATCTCACCAAGGTCGATATATCAGCAAAATCATTACTTGGAATCATCAACGATATACTTGATTTCTCCAAAATCGAAGCTGGTAAACTGGAAGTTGGAGAAGTTGATTTCATTCTGGACGATGTGCTCAACGACATAGTCAACATGCTCGGCCTTCAGGCAGAACAAAAAGGGATCGAATTCCTGCTGATGGTAAAAAGTACTGTTCCCAATCTCCTTATCGGTGATCGGCTTAGACTGGGGCAGGTGCTTCTCAATCTGACCGGAAATGCCATAAAATTCACGGAATCCGGTGAGATCATCATTGCAGCAAGACTCATTGAGGAAACGAATGACACTGCTTTGATTCAATTTTCCGTCAAAGATACAGGCATAGGGATTTCTCCTGAACAGGCCGCCAAACTATTTCAACCCTTCAGTCAGGCTGATGGTTCCATTTCTCGCCAATTCGGAGGAACGGGACTCGGTCTGACCATCAGTAAAAGACTCGTGGAATTGATGGGCGGCGCCATGGAACTAAAAAGTGACATAGGAGAAGGAAGTGAATTCATTTTTACCCTCCCGTTCGGACTACAAGCCAAACATACAGGTGCACATCACATATATCCAAATGAAGTCAAAGGGATGCGAGTTTTGGCCGTGGACGACAGTAAAATGTCAAGAATGGTTCTCGACAAGGTTTTGCGCTCTTTCACCTTCGATGTGGAAACCGCGAAGAACGGAGGGCAGGCTCTTGAATTACTGTATAAAAACGATGAATCGTCCCCATTCAAACTCGTTATAACGGATTGGAGGATGCCGGATATTGATGGTATCGAATTGGTACAAAAAATCAAAAGGACCACACGACTTAAAAATATTCCTAAAGTCATTATGCTCACGGCATATGGCCAAGATGAAATTCGACATCGTGCTGAACAAGTTGATCTGGACGGCTTCATGCTCAAACCATTCAATCGATCAATTCTATTTGACACCATCATGGAAACCATCACCAACGACAAATTCCGAATGAACAAAATCACCGCTGAAAAAACACGAATAGGAATACCACCCAATGTGGCCGGAGCCCATATTTTGTTGGCTGAAGACAATGAAATCAATCAACAAGTTGCACGGGAAATTCTTGAAGGTGCAGATATCATTGTATCCATTGCCAACAATGGACAGGAAGCGGTCGAAATGGTCAAGGTCAACACGTACGATGCTGTACTCATGGACATTCAAATGCCGATTATGGATGGCTTCAAGGCCGTAAAAAATATCCGAGCCGACGAAAAATTCCAATCGATCCCGATTATTGCAATGACGGCACATGCTCTCGTCGGCGATAGGGAAAAGAGTCTCCTTGCTGGCATGGACGACCATGTTACTAAGCCGATTGATCCAGATATACTCATGGAAGTCCTTTCAAAATGGCTCCGCAACTGTTCAAAGGTAAAAAAAAGCACACCCAGTCCTCCCTCAACCGAAGAAACTCCTCTTCATGCTTTTGAGGGCATCCCCGGCATAGACGCGGCACAGGCTCTCGCAAGGGTCCGAGGCAACACAGTGCTTCTCAAAAGGCTCCTCATTAATTTCGCGTATGATTGCAAAGAATCGTACTCACAACTTCCGACTTTGATTTCCATGAATAAACTTGATGAAGCACAACACTTGGTCCACAGCATAAAGGGTGTCGCGGGCAACGTTGGAGCAAATGTTCTGCACCAATCCGCTTTGGAAATGGAAATAGCGCTACTGAATAATTCTGAAACAATTCAAAGCCAACTGCGCACATTTGAAATGGAAAGAAAACGGGTTGAAAGAGGCATCTTTAAAACATTCCCCCAAAAGGAGCAGAATATAAATGGGTATAAAACAGACAAAAAACTTCTTAAAGAAATCAAATCAATAACACCATACCTCACAAAACTTTCTTCACTCTTAAAGAAACACGACGTTGAAGCCCGAGGGGTTTACCAATCCATCGAACTCGAATTAACACACTCGGCCCCACTCTTCGCAAAAGAACTTGGTGCCCTGCTTGACAGGTTCGACTTTAAAAATGGGCATGAGAAAGTTAAAAAATTCATGCAAGAATATGAATCACTAGAAAAAAAGAGCAAATAA
- a CDS encoding flagellar brake protein, which translates to MSNSKTDGAKKDEEFKVNREHWADHSIYYGASVHVSKIFEEEKLSGRIVGLSEYNYLILEIPLVIGHRARYTPGSTVIVKFVNEGTVYGFYSEILQVHYDPAPIMYLKYPSEVESFEFRAYKRFAGRTPARMFNDEAHYYCLIDDISSGGCSLSVHQASLKDKEHISLDEKAQLVFSLSGLGEIELTCVVKSMSQEDDTLCYGVEFDTTGESFEQIRQYLEMLSR; encoded by the coding sequence ATGTCAAATTCAAAGACAGACGGCGCTAAAAAAGACGAGGAATTCAAGGTAAACCGCGAGCACTGGGCAGACCACTCCATTTATTATGGTGCCAGTGTGCATGTGAGCAAGATCTTTGAAGAGGAGAAGCTCAGTGGTCGTATCGTCGGTTTGAGCGAATATAACTATTTGATTCTCGAAATTCCGTTGGTTATCGGGCATCGGGCGCGTTATACTCCTGGGTCTACAGTCATCGTGAAGTTCGTGAATGAAGGGACTGTTTACGGATTTTATTCTGAAATACTTCAGGTTCATTACGATCCTGCCCCGATCATGTATCTCAAATATCCCAGTGAAGTTGAGTCCTTTGAATTCCGTGCATACAAGCGTTTCGCCGGTAGAACGCCTGCTCGCATGTTCAATGATGAAGCCCATTATTATTGTCTTATTGATGACATTAGTTCCGGAGGATGCAGCCTTTCCGTGCATCAGGCCAGTCTCAAGGATAAAGAACATATTTCCCTGGATGAAAAGGCCCAACTTGTTTTCAGCCTGTCTGGTCTCGGAGAGATTGAGCTTACGTGTGTAGTTAAAAGCATGTCGCAAGAAGACGATACACTTTGCTATGGCGTAGAATTTGATACCACCGGAGAATCTTTTGAGCAGATAAGGCAATACCTTGAAATGTTGTCACGTTGA
- a CDS encoding methylated-DNA--[protein]-cysteine S-methyltransferase, translating into MLQYTTFDTPLWKIILVGTDQGITNLHMVTGTGKREFIIDPAWTKNDVIFDKAKTQILEYCAGKRKDFTVNLTPHGTEFQKDVWNALSDIPYGEVRSYKEIAIAVGNPNASRAIGMANSKNPIPIIVPCHRVIGSNGKLIGFAHGLDAKMKLLNLEKAI; encoded by the coding sequence ATGCTTCAGTATACGACATTCGACACCCCTCTGTGGAAAATTATCCTCGTTGGCACAGACCAGGGAATCACCAACCTGCACATGGTCACCGGCACAGGAAAGCGCGAATTCATCATCGACCCAGCGTGGACAAAAAACGACGTAATCTTTGATAAAGCCAAAACACAAATACTCGAATATTGTGCAGGAAAAAGAAAAGACTTCACTGTGAACCTAACTCCACACGGAACAGAATTCCAAAAAGACGTATGGAATGCACTCAGCGACATCCCCTACGGCGAAGTACGAAGCTACAAAGAAATAGCCATAGCCGTAGGCAATCCAAACGCTTCACGTGCCATCGGTATGGCAAATTCGAAAAACCCCATCCCAATCATCGTGCCATGTCACAGGGTCATTGGTTCCAACGGGAAACTCATTGGCTTCGCTCATGGATTGGATGCAAAGATGAAGCTCCTGAATCTCGAAAAAGCGATATGA
- a CDS encoding Fur family transcriptional regulator — MKAPQDVFAEYLTNENLKMTPQRRLILDTLLKHDNHLSSEELYAKVKKRDNSVGQATVYRTLKLLSDSGLVEPLDFADGVTRYEASYGKDHHDHLICEKCGKNIEILDNVIEQRQEQLAKKHGFTLLRHKMYLYGLCSDCKK, encoded by the coding sequence ATGAAAGCCCCGCAAGATGTTTTTGCAGAATATCTGACCAATGAAAATCTCAAGATGACGCCGCAACGCAGGCTCATTCTGGACACCCTTCTGAAACATGACAATCATTTGTCGTCAGAAGAACTCTACGCCAAAGTCAAAAAAAGAGACAATTCCGTCGGTCAAGCCACGGTCTATCGAACACTCAAACTTTTGAGTGACTCGGGCCTGGTCGAACCGCTGGACTTTGCGGATGGTGTCACCAGATATGAAGCGAGCTACGGCAAAGACCATCACGACCATCTCATCTGTGAAAAATGTGGAAAAAATATTGAAATTCTGGACAATGTCATTGAACAGCGTCAGGAACAGCTTGCCAAAAAACATGGCTTTACCTTGCTTCGCCACAAGATGTACTTGTATGGTCTATGTTCTGATTGCAAGAAATAG